A stretch of the Camarhynchus parvulus chromosome 4, STF_HiC, whole genome shotgun sequence genome encodes the following:
- the AADAT gene encoding kynurenine/alpha-aminoadipate aminotransferase, mitochondrial: protein MNYSRFITTVSAARKASPIRLLTELMQRSPPSLISLAGGAPNPNVFPFKRATVDIGHGTPIEIGEDLMKRALQYSASAGIPELLSWLKDFQRNLHDPPTANYSPEQGQMEVCVTTGSQEGLCKVFEMLINPGDNILLDAPTYAGTLAALRPLGCNIINIPSDQHGIIPKALKEILSAWSPEDVKNCSNHLPKFLYTIPNGCNPTGNSLTTERKKEIYQLARKYDFLIIEDDPYYFLQFEKPWAPTFLSMDVDGRVIRTDSFSKILSSGLRIGFLTGPKPLIDRVVLHIQVSTMHTSTFTQIMISQLLQQWGQKGFLEHIDRVVDFYRIQRDAMLTAADKWLKDLAEWYPPAAGMFLWIKIKGISDTQQLIMEKALKKEVLLVPGGAFNIDSSEPSSYVRASFSLPSPAQMDLAFQRLADLIKESL from the exons ATGAATTACTCTAGGTTCATCACCACTGTGAGCGCAGCAAGAAAAGCATCTCCAATAAGACTGCTGA CTGAATTGATGCAAAGGTCTCCTCCATCTCTTATCTCTCTGGCTGGAGGGGCACCAAATCCTAATGTCTTTCCCTTTAAGAGGGCAACAGTTGACATTGGACATGGAACACCTATTGAGATTGGGGAAGATCTGATGAAGAGAGCTCTCCAGTACTCAGCCTCAGCAGG GATTCCAGAGCTGTTGTCTTGGCTAAAAGATTTCCAGCGGAACTTACATGATCCCCCCACAGCCAATTACAGTCCTGAGCAAGGACAGATGGAAGTGTGTGTCACAACTGGCAGCCAGGAAGGCTTGTGTAAA gtgTTTGAAATGCTCATTAATCCTGGAGACAACATCCTTTTGGATGCACCCACATACGCAGGAACACTAGCAGCT CTGAGGCCCTTGGGTtgtaatataattaatattccTAGTGACCAACATGGCATTATTccaaaagctttaaaagaaattctgtctGCTTGGAGCCCAGAGGATGTAAAAAATTGTAGCAATcacctccccaaattcctgtaCACTATTCCAAATGGATGCAACCCAACTGGCAACTCGCTGACCACAGAGCGCAAAAAGGAGATTTACCAG CTTGCAAGAAAATATGATTTTCTCATAATAGAAGATGACCCTTACTACTTTCTTCAATTTGAAaag CCCTGGGCTCCAACTTTCCTCTCAATGGATGTGGATGGCCGAGTTATCAGGACCGACTCTTTCTCTAAAATTCTCTCATCTGG TTTAAGAATTGGTTTTCTGACGGGTCCCAAGCCTCTCATTGACAGAGTTGTTCTACACATTCAGGTGTCAACAATGCACACCAGCACTTTCACACAG attATGATATCACAGCTCCTTCAACAATGGGGACAAAAGGGTTTCTTGGAGCATATAGACAG AGTGGTGGACTTCTACAGGATCCAGCGGGATGCAAtgctcactgctgctgacaAGTGGTTAAAAG aCTTGGCAGAGTGGtaccctcctgctgctggcatgtTCTTATGGATCAAAATTAAGGGTATTTCTGATACACAGCAGCTGATAATGGAAAAGGCTTTGAAGAAAGAA GTATTACTGGTTCCTGGAGGAGCATTCAATATTGATAGTTCAGAGCCTAGTTCTTATGTCAGAGCCTCcttctctctgccttctcctgcccagATGGATCTg GCCTTCCAGAGACTGGCTGACCTTATAAAAGAATCTTTGTGA